A single Trichocoleus desertorum ATA4-8-CV12 DNA region contains:
- a CDS encoding LysR family transcriptional regulator, with protein MSDLPFTLDQLRILKAIAAEGSFKRAADSLYVSQPAVSLQVQNLERQLDVPLFDRGGRRAQLTEAGHLLLSYGEKILTLCQETCRAIEDLQNLQGGTLIIGASQTTGTYLLPRMIGLFRQQYPDVSVQLHVHSTRRTSWSVANGQIDLAIIGGEVPPELQDSLEIIPYAEDELALILPVFHPFARVTTIQKEDLYKLQFIALDSQSTIRKVIDQVLTRCGIETRRLKIEMELNSIEAIKNAVQSGLGAAFVSVSAIEKELQMGVLHRARIDEVVVQRMLSVILNPNRYRSKAAEAFLNEVLPRFSNPTQAMKQHDSELLESPALTAVVPSSSGMD; from the coding sequence ATGTCTGACCTTCCTTTTACCTTGGATCAACTCCGTATTCTCAAAGCGATCGCCGCTGAGGGAAGTTTTAAGCGAGCCGCTGACAGCTTATATGTCTCCCAACCTGCTGTCAGTTTGCAAGTACAGAATCTAGAGCGGCAACTCGACGTGCCGTTGTTCGATCGCGGTGGCCGCCGGGCACAACTGACTGAAGCAGGTCACCTACTCCTCAGTTATGGGGAAAAGATCTTAACTTTATGTCAAGAAACCTGTCGCGCGATCGAAGATCTGCAAAATCTCCAAGGTGGCACCCTAATTATTGGAGCGAGTCAGACAACCGGAACCTACCTACTTCCCCGGATGATTGGTCTGTTTCGGCAGCAGTATCCTGATGTCTCGGTGCAGTTGCACGTTCACTCCACCCGTCGTACGTCCTGGAGTGTAGCAAATGGGCAAATCGACCTAGCGATCATTGGTGGCGAGGTTCCTCCCGAACTACAGGACTCATTAGAGATTATTCCCTACGCTGAAGATGAACTCGCACTCATCTTACCTGTGTTTCATCCTTTTGCTAGGGTTACCACGATTCAAAAAGAAGACCTTTATAAACTGCAATTTATTGCGCTGGACTCGCAGTCCACCATTCGTAAGGTAATTGATCAAGTCTTAACGCGGTGCGGGATTGAAACTCGTCGCCTCAAGATTGAGATGGAGCTGAATTCTATTGAAGCAATCAAAAATGCGGTGCAGTCGGGCTTAGGCGCTGCCTTCGTCTCTGTTTCCGCCATTGAGAAGGAGCTTCAAATGGGAGTCTTGCATCGAGCCAGAATTGATGAAGTGGTGGTCCAGCGGATGCTCTCAGTGATTCTCAACCCCAATCGTTACCGCTCGAAAGCTGCTGAAGCGTTTCTCAATGAGGTTTTGCCTCGCTTCAGCAATCCGACTCAGGCGATGAAGCAGCATGATAGTGAATTACTAGAATCACCCGCTTTGACAGCTGTGGTTCCTAGCTCTAGCGGTATGGACTAG
- a CDS encoding serine/threonine protein kinase, which yields MDLYCTRPGCPRPQNSCPDLDNTQILKTVAQKYCTTCGMSLILIGRYLPLKLLGKGGFGAAFLARDRYTPAMRQCVVKQFQPSGDLNPDQIEVAKNLFEREAEVLEQLGNNHPQIPDLFAFFSLTVPSRTANKQDEFFYLVQEFIDGQTMEEELAQKGQLSPDEVAEVLVEVLKILRFVHDNHSIHRDIKPSNIMRHRNGRIYLLDFGAVKKAAGAAAKTSTGIYSTGYAPPEQTSGGQVYPATDLYALAVTCLHLLTGKEPADLLDSYSNSWNWRSQVTVSDRLAAVLDRMLLSAPSQRFQSVAEVTAALAPKPTPSVAPPLSVSPAAVTPPSPVPIPPPPAPVPVTPPAPPAVARSQFSTLELIGGAAFTGFEGGLIAIALTSLLQPIWLGAGVSLLVLSALVLAQARRVIEKVDLVIITGITLGLMYLLRGFWSLAFVL from the coding sequence ATGGATCTTTACTGCACCCGTCCAGGCTGTCCCAGACCGCAAAACTCATGTCCCGACCTAGATAACACTCAAATCTTAAAAACAGTGGCGCAGAAGTATTGCACCACCTGTGGCATGTCTTTAATTTTAATTGGTCGCTACTTGCCCCTAAAGCTATTGGGTAAAGGTGGCTTTGGGGCCGCATTCCTGGCCCGCGATCGCTATACTCCAGCGATGCGGCAATGTGTTGTAAAGCAATTTCAACCTTCTGGCGATCTCAATCCTGATCAGATAGAAGTTGCTAAAAATCTGTTTGAGCGTGAGGCAGAAGTTTTAGAACAACTTGGCAATAACCACCCTCAAATTCCCGACTTGTTTGCATTTTTCTCTTTGACGGTGCCGAGCCGTACTGCGAACAAGCAAGATGAGTTTTTCTACTTGGTGCAGGAGTTTATTGACGGCCAAACTATGGAGGAGGAGCTAGCTCAAAAAGGGCAGCTTTCTCCAGATGAGGTGGCGGAAGTTTTGGTTGAAGTGCTGAAGATTTTGCGATTTGTGCATGACAACCATTCGATTCATCGCGACATTAAACCCTCTAACATCATGCGGCATCGGAATGGCCGTATTTACTTGCTAGATTTTGGCGCAGTTAAAAAGGCCGCAGGCGCTGCTGCAAAAACATCGACAGGGATCTACTCCACCGGATATGCTCCACCCGAACAAACTTCTGGTGGCCAGGTCTACCCTGCTACAGACTTATACGCCCTTGCTGTCACTTGCCTTCACCTACTAACTGGAAAAGAACCCGCCGATCTCTTGGATTCCTATAGTAATTCTTGGAATTGGCGATCGCAGGTAACCGTGAGCGATCGGTTGGCTGCGGTTTTGGATCGGATGCTTTTATCGGCACCTAGTCAGCGCTTTCAGTCTGTGGCCGAAGTCACAGCAGCGCTAGCGCCCAAGCCTACTCCATCTGTTGCCCCGCCCCTTTCTGTTTCTCCCGCTGCGGTAACTCCCCCTTCGCCTGTCCCAATTCCTCCTCCGCCTGCTCCAGTTCCTGTCACTCCACCTGCCCCCCCTGCTGTCGCTCGTTCGCAATTCTCCACCCTGGAGTTAATTGGCGGCGCGGCGTTTACAGGGTTTGAAGGCGGACTGATTGCGATCGCCTTAACCAGCCTTTTGCAACCAATCTGGCTGGGAGCGGGTGTTTCGCTCTTAGTCCTGAGTGCTTTAGTGTTGGCTCAGGCTCGTCGGGTGATTGAAAAGGTGGATCTGGTGATTATTACCGGAATCACCTTAGGGCTAATGTATCTGCTTAGAGGTTTCTGGAGTCTCGCTTTTGTCCTTTGA
- a CDS encoding ABC transporter substrate-binding protein, whose product MSPKNETTVLAVSLLITLGLLGAGAWWLTHRTPGSGIGALLGSQGDRVANPDLSVPGSAQISFGAQSLTGGTLSSSKQQGMKALAQESYDQAVANFTAALQEQRNDPETLIFLNNARIGQRKSYAIAVVAPVKTDLNGALEIFRGVAQAQSEINQAGGINGAFLRVAIANDDNDPDTAKRLAANLVENQQILGVVGHYSSDVTLATKPVYADGELVAISPVSTSVELSASGGQPAGSPHYVFRTVPSDYVAARALADYMLTKLQKQNAVVFFNSQSNYSKSLKSEFVSSVLTRGGQVMAEIDLSDPSFSAAKSIEQALKQNAEVLMLAANTSSLDRALQVVQLNRQRLSLLGGDDVYTPKTLEIGGDAAVGMVLSVPWHIDGDATAKFPSQSRQLWGGDVNWRTALAYDATQALIAGLQRNPTRAGVQQTLSSSDFSTTGASGTIRFLPSGDRNASVQLVKIVPGQRSGTGYDFVPVPLQ is encoded by the coding sequence ATGTCCCCCAAAAATGAAACGACCGTTCTTGCTGTCTCGTTGCTAATTACCCTAGGTCTTCTGGGTGCTGGTGCTTGGTGGCTGACGCATCGCACCCCTGGTTCGGGGATCGGGGCTTTGTTGGGTTCTCAAGGTGACAGGGTCGCTAATCCTGATCTGTCTGTCCCAGGGTCAGCGCAAATTAGCTTTGGCGCACAATCTCTAACGGGTGGGACGCTTAGCTCTAGCAAACAACAAGGCATGAAAGCCTTGGCTCAAGAAAGCTATGACCAAGCCGTTGCTAATTTTACGGCGGCTTTGCAGGAGCAGCGCAATGATCCAGAGACTTTGATTTTTCTCAATAATGCTCGGATTGGACAGCGCAAAAGTTATGCGATCGCGGTTGTTGCTCCCGTTAAGACTGACTTAAATGGAGCGTTAGAAATTTTTCGGGGGGTTGCTCAAGCCCAAAGCGAAATCAATCAGGCTGGAGGCATTAATGGTGCTTTTCTCAGAGTGGCGATCGCTAATGATGATAACGATCCAGATACAGCTAAACGACTCGCCGCCAACTTAGTTGAAAACCAGCAAATCTTAGGTGTGGTCGGTCATTACTCTAGCGATGTGACTTTAGCTACTAAGCCAGTGTATGCAGATGGAGAGCTGGTGGCAATTTCTCCGGTCAGTACTTCGGTGGAGCTATCAGCTTCAGGCGGCCAGCCAGCAGGTTCCCCCCACTATGTTTTTCGCACTGTCCCTAGTGATTATGTAGCGGCTAGAGCCTTAGCTGACTACATGCTGACGAAGTTGCAGAAACAAAATGCCGTGGTTTTCTTCAACTCGCAAAGCAATTACAGCAAATCGCTTAAGTCCGAATTCGTCAGTTCGGTTCTGACCCGAGGTGGACAAGTAATGGCTGAAATTGATTTGTCTGACCCCAGCTTTAGTGCTGCTAAGAGCATTGAGCAAGCGTTGAAGCAAAATGCTGAGGTGCTGATGTTGGCAGCGAACACGAGTAGTTTGGACAGGGCTTTGCAAGTGGTGCAACTCAATCGCCAACGCCTGAGTCTTTTGGGCGGCGACGATGTTTATACGCCTAAAACTTTAGAGATAGGCGGTGATGCTGCGGTTGGCATGGTCTTATCTGTGCCCTGGCACATTGATGGCGATGCCACGGCTAAATTTCCTAGCCAATCTCGACAGCTGTGGGGTGGGGATGTCAACTGGCGGACGGCTCTGGCTTATGATGCGACTCAAGCACTCATCGCAGGTTTGCAGCGTAACCCTACCCGCGCGGGTGTTCAGCAAACACTGTCTAGCTCAGACTTTTCAACCACGGGTGCGTCTGGAACCATTCGCTTTTTGCCATCTGGCGATCGCAACGCCTCTGTGCAATTGGTTAAGATTGTGCCAGGACAGCGATCGGGAACTGGATACGATTTTGTGCCTGTACCATTACAATAG
- a CDS encoding PAS domain S-box protein, whose translation MDSLNQLLQHAPIGILYESLDGGILRANTAFCRLIGYSETELRRLDYRTITYLPDLALELSLLQQIIQGQQREITLEKRFLSQDGSIIWTEVKLVLVGELEDEDSYILIFVTDLSDRQKVVAEIQQRREREALLSKISAQIRTTFDFSAILQLAVAQLREALDTDRVLAYQLLPDQSGTCIAESVNLTYPPMLGQNFPAECIPPPHLESYRLGKLWCIANVEQEPLADCHQTMLKQVHTRSMVAVSIQHIREALDPQKRSLWGLLVVHHCRAPRNWTADEQQLIQAVADQVAIALEQANLLQQLQAYAQELEGRVNQRTRSLERSLQFEQLIRNLTETLRKGLDEDQVLQAAVEGLVETLAVDGCYASLFHSQQQALEVRSEHCQPSFAQSLVGQSFSIQSWPPQYRQKLLAGDVCVHEVALAALSDLPLPVPIWSDRPSSDRLDANATVIAQLVSPILDDQGLIGALCVYHTQSRYFEPSEIKLIEQVANQCAIALRQAYLYRQEHQQRASAEHFRLFLEKSIDIFVEYDQEHRYIAINPAGIALLGYSLPEILGKTNQELLGSSAQELDHLIHQAFKTGEPVFVDHELSLPSGFRLFETIYTPITDPAGIVQRVVGVCRDITEFRRQWQLLETQNHQLTETTRLKEEFIATTSHELRTPLTAILGFSNVLLQEFFGQVNPKQKDYIERIHTSGQHLLDLINDILDLSRLEADRLELELQHIFINDICESAISFIQERAENQNLRLEMEIEPELEYIVADPRRLKQMLLNLMTNAVKFTPTGAVGLKVYRSCQQRSDNIPDTINFLIWDTGIGIAEADQALLFMPFSQIDSSLSRQHQGTGLGLVITRKLAELHGGSITLESACGEGSRFILSLPLQQPSQLLLGWSYATMQHPL comes from the coding sequence ATGGATAGCCTAAATCAATTACTGCAACATGCACCCATTGGTATCCTCTACGAAAGTTTAGATGGCGGTATCTTGAGGGCTAACACTGCTTTTTGCCGTTTGATTGGCTATAGCGAAACTGAACTGCGGCGCTTAGATTACCGCACTATTACTTATCTCCCCGACCTGGCCTTAGAACTCAGTTTGTTACAGCAAATAATTCAAGGACAACAGCGAGAAATTACCCTAGAAAAGCGATTTCTTTCCCAGGACGGCTCTATCATTTGGACTGAAGTAAAACTGGTCTTAGTTGGCGAGTTGGAAGATGAAGATAGCTATATTCTGATTTTTGTCACAGATCTCAGCGATCGCCAGAAAGTAGTGGCAGAAATTCAACAACGGCGAGAACGCGAAGCTCTGTTGAGTAAAATTTCAGCCCAAATTCGGACAACTTTTGATTTTTCGGCCATCTTGCAGTTAGCTGTAGCGCAACTACGAGAGGCACTAGATACAGATCGGGTCTTAGCTTATCAGTTGCTGCCCGACCAGAGTGGTACCTGTATTGCCGAGTCGGTCAACCTAACCTATCCGCCGATGTTAGGGCAGAATTTTCCAGCCGAGTGTATTCCTCCTCCTCACTTAGAGTCTTATCGTCTTGGTAAGCTCTGGTGCATTGCCAATGTTGAGCAAGAACCTTTGGCAGACTGTCACCAAACCATGTTGAAGCAGGTGCACACCCGCAGCATGGTTGCCGTCTCTATCCAACACATTCGAGAGGCCTTAGATCCCCAAAAGCGCAGTTTATGGGGTTTGCTGGTTGTCCACCACTGTCGAGCCCCGAGAAACTGGACTGCCGATGAGCAACAACTCATCCAAGCCGTTGCCGATCAGGTCGCGATCGCTTTAGAGCAAGCAAATCTTCTGCAACAGTTGCAAGCCTATGCTCAAGAACTAGAAGGTCGGGTCAACCAACGCACCCGCTCCTTAGAGCGATCGCTACAGTTTGAGCAACTGATTCGCAACCTCACAGAAACCCTCCGCAAAGGCTTAGATGAAGATCAAGTGCTGCAAGCTGCTGTCGAGGGTCTAGTAGAAACTTTAGCGGTTGATGGATGCTATGCCAGCCTGTTTCACTCACAACAGCAAGCCCTAGAAGTACGCTCTGAGCACTGCCAACCCTCCTTTGCTCAGTCCTTAGTAGGTCAATCTTTTAGCATTCAAAGCTGGCCTCCCCAGTATCGCCAAAAGCTTTTGGCGGGTGATGTTTGTGTGCATGAAGTTGCTTTAGCGGCACTCTCAGATTTACCCTTACCTGTACCGATCTGGAGCGATCGCCCTAGCTCAGATCGCTTAGACGCCAATGCCACCGTGATTGCCCAACTGGTTAGCCCCATCCTCGACGACCAAGGTTTGATTGGAGCCTTGTGTGTTTACCACACTCAATCACGCTATTTTGAGCCATCGGAGATCAAGCTGATCGAGCAAGTCGCCAATCAGTGCGCGATCGCCCTACGCCAAGCCTACTTGTATCGACAAGAACATCAGCAACGAGCCAGCGCCGAACATTTCCGCTTGTTTCTAGAAAAATCAATTGACATCTTTGTGGAATATGACCAAGAGCATCGCTACATCGCCATTAACCCTGCGGGGATCGCACTCTTGGGATATTCCCTCCCCGAAATCTTGGGTAAAACGAACCAAGAGTTACTAGGCTCCTCCGCCCAAGAGTTGGATCACCTCATTCATCAAGCCTTCAAAACTGGAGAACCTGTTTTTGTCGATCACGAATTATCCCTGCCTTCTGGCTTCAGGTTGTTTGAAACCATTTATACGCCAATCACCGATCCAGCAGGGATTGTTCAACGAGTGGTGGGAGTTTGTCGAGACATCACTGAATTTCGTAGGCAGTGGCAGCTCTTAGAAACCCAAAACCATCAACTGACCGAAACGACTCGCCTCAAAGAAGAATTTATTGCTACCACTAGCCATGAACTACGAACCCCTTTGACAGCAATCTTAGGCTTCTCCAACGTTTTGCTACAAGAATTTTTCGGTCAGGTGAATCCTAAGCAAAAAGATTACATCGAGCGCATTCATACCAGCGGTCAGCACTTACTGGATCTGATCAATGACATTTTAGATTTGTCACGCTTAGAAGCCGATCGCCTAGAACTCGAACTACAGCACATTTTCATCAACGATATTTGTGAAAGTGCCATTAGTTTTATTCAAGAGCGAGCCGAAAACCAAAATCTGCGCTTAGAAATGGAGATTGAGCCAGAACTGGAATACATCGTGGCTGATCCCAGACGGTTGAAACAAATGCTGCTTAACTTAATGACTAATGCTGTGAAATTCACACCTACTGGAGCAGTGGGCCTGAAAGTTTACCGCTCTTGCCAGCAGCGATCCGACAATATTCCAGATACCATTAACTTCTTGATCTGGGATACAGGCATTGGCATTGCCGAAGCGGACCAAGCTCTACTCTTTATGCCCTTCTCCCAAATTGACAGCTCTTTGTCTCGGCAGCATCAAGGTACTGGACTAGGTCTTGTCATTACCCGTAAGTTGGCAGAACTCCACGGCGGTTCGATCACCTTAGAATCGGCTTGTGGGGAAGGTTCACGGTTTATTTTGTCCTTACCGCTGCAACAGCCATCTCAGTTACTGTTGGGCTGGAGCTATGCAACCATGCAGCACCCGCTGTAA
- a CDS encoding Crp/Fnr family transcriptional regulator, with amino-acid sequence MYSVSSPSEASRPFLTWQRILDWSQEHYRCRVFSKDEKIPARPGLLYLVQKGSVRLVGSAQVSATSNSRLPRISPEEAFLGFVGAGQPFEIVAQSPFTLQSYAHVDQTSVVWMYWHDLDNWPHFRREVLDAFRYQHQRKLLWLSTLGQRRTIDRLLGFLTLLIEEFGEPCENGYFLPWSLTHAQIGSAIGSTRVTVTRLMGKLRQKGLIYNQGDNLLCLPADSLANR; translated from the coding sequence ATGTACTCAGTATCCTCACCTTCAGAAGCATCTCGACCTTTCCTAACCTGGCAGCGCATCTTAGATTGGTCTCAGGAGCACTACCGCTGTCGTGTCTTCAGCAAAGATGAAAAGATTCCAGCTCGCCCTGGCTTACTGTATCTGGTGCAGAAAGGTTCTGTCCGATTAGTTGGCAGCGCCCAAGTTAGTGCGACTAGCAATTCACGCTTGCCTCGCATTAGCCCTGAAGAAGCTTTCTTGGGCTTTGTAGGTGCAGGACAACCCTTTGAAATTGTGGCCCAGTCTCCCTTTACCCTACAAAGTTATGCTCACGTAGACCAAACTTCTGTAGTTTGGATGTACTGGCATGACCTGGACAATTGGCCCCATTTCCGCCGTGAAGTGCTAGATGCCTTCCGCTACCAGCACCAGCGCAAACTACTGTGGTTGAGTACTCTAGGGCAGCGTCGCACCATTGACCGTTTATTAGGATTCCTCACCTTATTAATCGAAGAATTTGGGGAACCTTGCGAGAACGGTTATTTTCTGCCTTGGTCTCTCACCCATGCCCAAATTGGCAGCGCGATCGGTTCCACTCGTGTTACAGTGACACGCTTGATGGGTAAGCTGCGCCAAAAGGGATTGATTTACAATCAGGGCGATAACTTGTTGTGTCTGCCTGCTGATTCTCTAGCAAATCGTTAA
- a CDS encoding Cof-type HAD-IIB family hydrolase translates to MKESTAAQPTAAKSTEVTPKDIRLLVLDIDGTIAGTSNQVREPVKQAIRAAQAKGVKVAIATGRMLCSAVRFHQAVGSDLPLLAYQGALIKDVVTQQVHRHWPVSKETAHRLLDYFEQPELRSLLSVHFYINDQLYVRELTPETKIYAERSEVEPIVVGDLRRALSDEPTKVLALSDDTDVIERLFGGLRQHYTPAELYLTKSVATFFEATNPLVNKGVAVRHLAEEILGLQAENVMTVGDNFNDVEMLEYAGIGVAMGDAPNDVKAIADWVAPSVELDGAAAAIEEFVL, encoded by the coding sequence ATGAAGGAATCTACCGCTGCTCAACCCACTGCGGCAAAGTCTACAGAGGTTACGCCCAAAGACATCCGGTTATTGGTTTTGGATATTGATGGCACGATCGCCGGAACCTCAAATCAAGTTCGTGAACCTGTTAAGCAAGCTATTCGAGCCGCTCAAGCCAAAGGTGTGAAGGTGGCGATCGCCACAGGTCGAATGCTTTGTTCGGCGGTACGCTTTCATCAAGCTGTTGGCTCCGACTTGCCTCTACTGGCCTATCAAGGAGCCTTGATTAAAGATGTCGTGACTCAACAAGTTCATCGCCATTGGCCTGTGTCGAAGGAAACTGCTCATCGCCTGTTAGATTATTTCGAACAGCCAGAACTGCGATCGCTGCTATCGGTGCATTTCTATATCAATGACCAGCTCTACGTTCGGGAACTGACGCCAGAGACCAAGATTTATGCGGAGCGATCGGAAGTGGAGCCGATTGTGGTGGGGGACTTACGCCGAGCCTTGAGCGATGAACCGACTAAGGTATTGGCTCTGAGCGATGACACAGACGTAATTGAGCGATTATTTGGTGGTCTGCGCCAGCATTACACTCCCGCAGAACTCTACTTGACCAAATCTGTCGCCACCTTCTTTGAAGCCACCAATCCTTTAGTGAATAAAGGAGTCGCTGTAAGGCACCTAGCCGAAGAAATCCTGGGCCTCCAAGCCGAGAATGTCATGACTGTGGGCGACAACTTTAATGATGTAGAAATGCTGGAATACGCTGGAATTGGTGTGGCGATGGGAGATGCACCCAATGACGTAAAAGCGATCGCTGATTGGGTTGCTCCCAGCGTAGAGTTGGATGGAGCCGCCGCTGCGATTGAAGAGTTTGTACTGTAA
- a CDS encoding cation diffusion facilitator family transporter, whose amino-acid sequence MAEAYSRRRAIHQVLLATLWLTLLIFAVKVWAGWAAKSLSLLAESVHTLIDGFSTLLSILAVTSPYRTTGREVWGHGRLESVGALLLVALLGFSSLSLLGAALQQLEASTRNGALPFSVSMNLPLIQLLGVAIAIGICLAFFERYEARVLESVALRLNANHILQDAWLSVVVLIGLVGVWRGYVWLDPLLAIAMIFAAIRSCWRVLNWQLPLLVRQVAIAPEILAQLARQVEGVTHCYRIESRGIVGRQVFVEMYLVLHPEFTGAARVIAERVEGAIRERYGPVQTIIHIDTDQASAENSHDSLGTNHTHDKPR is encoded by the coding sequence ATGGCTGAGGCATACAGTCGCCGTCGGGCGATCCATCAAGTTTTATTGGCTACTCTTTGGTTAACACTGCTAATTTTTGCAGTGAAGGTTTGGGCTGGCTGGGCAGCTAAATCTCTCAGTCTGTTAGCGGAATCGGTACACACCTTAATCGATGGGTTTAGTACGCTTCTCAGCATCTTAGCGGTCACTTCGCCCTATCGCACCACGGGACGAGAAGTGTGGGGGCATGGTCGCTTAGAATCCGTTGGTGCCCTCTTACTTGTAGCTCTGCTAGGTTTTTCGAGCCTCAGCTTGCTTGGTGCAGCCTTGCAGCAATTAGAAGCTTCGACTCGCAACGGTGCTTTGCCCTTTTCTGTCAGCATGAATCTGCCGCTGATCCAACTCTTAGGGGTTGCGATCGCCATTGGTATTTGTTTAGCGTTTTTCGAGCGCTATGAAGCGAGAGTCCTCGAAAGTGTGGCTCTACGACTCAATGCTAACCATATTTTGCAAGATGCTTGGCTGAGCGTTGTCGTTTTGATTGGGCTCGTAGGAGTCTGGCGCGGCTACGTTTGGCTCGATCCGTTACTAGCGATCGCAATGATCTTTGCTGCCATCCGGAGTTGTTGGCGAGTGCTGAACTGGCAGCTACCCCTCTTAGTGCGGCAAGTGGCGATCGCCCCAGAAATTTTGGCGCAACTGGCACGGCAAGTTGAAGGGGTAACCCACTGCTACCGGATTGAGTCGCGTGGGATTGTCGGTCGGCAGGTATTTGTCGAAATGTACTTAGTGTTGCACCCCGAATTTACGGGAGCCGCCCGCGTCATTGCCGAACGAGTGGAGGGCGCGATCCGGGAACGCTACGGCCCCGTACAAACCATTATTCATATAGACACGGATCAAGCCTCCGCAGAAAATTCCCACGACTCGCTCGGAACCAACCACACCCACGACAAACCCAGGTAA